The candidate division WOR-3 bacterium sequence TCTTGATCATTCTGGGAATCTCCCGACCCTGGTCAAAAAAAATTTCCGGGGTGATATCTTTTGCACTCCAGGGACCCGGGATATTGCTGAACTCTTACTTCTTGATTCTGCTCATCTCCACGAACACGACATCGCCTTTTTCAATAAAAAACAAAGAAAGGTGGGACTACCCACCAAGGAACCTCTTTACACAATAAAGGATGCAGAGGAAACCTTCAAGTATTTTCGGGGTGTAAATTACCATAATGTCTTTGAACCTGTCGAAGGTGTGCAAGCAACTTTCTATGATGCTGGACACATCCTTGGTTCTGCCCAGATTTTGCTGGAATTTGATGATCAACGAATCCTTTTTAGTGGCGATTTAGGCAGGAAGAATATGCCCATAATCCGGGACCCCGAAATTCCCGAAGATATTGATTATCTGATCCTTGAATCCACCTACGGTAACCGCACTCATAGCTCGTTTGAACAGATGACTGAAGAGTTGAGGAATATAATAATGGAAGGGAAAGAAAAGCGTAGCAAAATTATCATCCCGGCATTTGCGGTAGAGAGAACCCAGGTGTTGGTGACGATGCTTAAAAATTTATATGAGCAGGGAGCTTTACAAGATATTCCTATTTATGTGGATAGCCCCTTGGCGACCGATGTAACGGAGGTCTTTAAAAAACATCCAGAATGTTTTGATCAAGAAACTTATGCCCAATTTGTAAAAAATGAACCATTTAATTTTTCTGGTATTACCTACATCAAAGATCAGGAAGACTCAAAAAAATTGAATGATAAAAGAGGTCCGATGATTATCATATCGGCTTCAGGAATGTGTGAAGGAGGAAGGATACTGCACCATTTGATACATTCCATAGAAAATGAAAATAATATCATAATTCTAACTGGATTTCAGGCATCAGGAACCCTTGGTAGAAAACTCCTTGATGGTTATAAAGAAATTTTTATTTTTGATACAAAATTCAATGTCCGGGCAAAGGTATATTTTATGGCCGGGCTTTCTGCCCATGCAGATAGTAACGACCTGATTGAGTTTGTCAAGGCGATTAAAAACAGCCGCTTGAAAAAAGTATTTTTGATCCATGGCGAGATCATTGAGGCAGTAGCCTTAAAAGAAAAAATAGGTGCCATGGGTATTGCCACCGAAATTCCGGAATGTATGAGCAAAATTGAATTATGAAAAACAAAATCGTAGTAATAGAAGACGATCCGGCGATACTCGATTTATTACAGTTTAACTTGGAGAGAAATGGCTATTCTGTAACGGGATTCCAAAATGGTTACGAGGGTTTGAATTACATTCTAAAAAATCCACCGGACCTTTTAATCCTTGATCTGATGTTACCTGATGTTGATGGTTTTGAGATATGTAAAGAATTGCGGTTCCAGGAAAGAACACGCCGGCTACCGATTATCATTCTTACTGCAAAGGGTGAAGAGGTGGACAGAGTTTTGGGTTTGGAACTCGGGGCAGATGATTATATAGTTAAGCCATTCAGCATCCGCGAATTGTTGGCGCGGATAAAAGTACTTTTCCGACGCCTGATGCCCGAAGGAGCCGAAGAAATTTTAAAATTTGAAGATTTGACTTTGGACATTAAAAAACATCAGGTTTTTCATAAAGATCAGGAACTGCAACTTACCCCTACGGAATTTAAGGTTCTTGCTGCCTTTTTGAAAAACCCCCGGCGGGTATTTACCCGAGATAATCTACTTGAGGTATTGGGTAGATTGGTGTTAGACCGGAATATTGATGTCCATATCACCAATCTGCGCA is a genomic window containing:
- a CDS encoding response regulator; amino-acid sequence: MKNKIVVIEDDPAILDLLQFNLERNGYSVTGFQNGYEGLNYILKNPPDLLILDLMLPDVDGFEICKELRFQERTRRLPIIILTAKGEEVDRVLGLELGADDYIVKPFSIRELLARIKVLFRRLMPEGAEEILKFEDLTLDIKKHQVFHKDQELQLTPTEFKVLAAFLKNPRRVFTRDNLLEVLGRLVLDRNIDVHITNLRKKLGPAGKFIKTIRGVGYKLDNE
- a CDS encoding MBL fold metallo-hydrolase yields the protein MEITFIGATRTVTGSMHLFEYKKQKFLIECGLYQGHRAEAERINRTFPFKPKEIKSVILSHAHLDHSGNLPTLVKKNFRGDIFCTPGTRDIAELLLLDSAHLHEHDIAFFNKKQRKVGLPTKEPLYTIKDAEETFKYFRGVNYHNVFEPVEGVQATFYDAGHILGSAQILLEFDDQRILFSGDLGRKNMPIIRDPEIPEDIDYLILESTYGNRTHSSFEQMTEELRNIIMEGKEKRSKIIIPAFAVERTQVLVTMLKNLYEQGALQDIPIYVDSPLATDVTEVFKKHPECFDQETYAQFVKNEPFNFSGITYIKDQEDSKKLNDKRGPMIIISASGMCEGGRILHHLIHSIENENNIIILTGFQASGTLGRKLLDGYKEIFIFDTKFNVRAKVYFMAGLSAHADSNDLIEFVKAIKNSRLKKVFLIHGEIIEAVALKEKIGAMGIATEIPECMSKIEL